The following coding sequences are from one Halorubrum sp. BOL3-1 window:
- a CDS encoding DEAD/DEAH box helicase gives MTDEAGDPAGSDDKVPGDDGVDDRGDVDVDDRGDVDADDPDDPDDVPTDLSLDRFHEALEAEERPVATASEVARRLGTTQAAARDALAALVDRGDVDRLDVESDPVVFYPRDWGALASRERVVTFPKRREIVVDRPTQYTRARLSQFANLVDTTGTEPGTRGYLYRIRQEDVWAAPFDDADALVDALRSVLPRRYDHLEDWVRDQWRRAHRFRLYTHADGYVVLEAASENLMGNVADQHLDDDHLRAPISDTEAWVNEDAVAGVKRALYDAGYPVEDDRDLETGDPVEVDLTTDLRGYQETWVETFLDRKSGVYVGPPGSGKTVAAIATIAAVGGETLILVPSRELADQWREELLEHSTVDSEDIGLYHGGTKEIRPVTIATYQIAGMDRHRALFDSREWGLICFDEVHHVTAPVYSRTAEFQSKHRLGLSATPVSETGSEEDIYTLIGGPIGADWESLFEAGFVQEPEVEIRYVPWRDELAQSEYAAADGRERRRVAAENPAKIEEIRYLLAAHRDKEALVFVEYLDHGSAIADALGAPFISGETPHHERTELFRRFRAEGEAGTDGGEGGDDPLDVLVVSRVGDEGIDLPNAELAIVASGLGGSRRQGSQRAGRTMRPTGSALVYVLATRGSREEEFAQRQMRHLGRKGVRVRETNVAE, from the coding sequence ATGACCGACGAAGCCGGCGATCCCGCCGGATCCGACGATAAGGTCCCGGGCGACGACGGCGTTGACGACCGCGGCGATGTCGACGTCGACGACCGCGGCGATGTCGACGCCGACGACCCCGACGACCCCGACGACGTGCCCACGGACCTCTCGCTCGACCGCTTCCACGAGGCGCTCGAAGCCGAGGAACGCCCGGTCGCGACCGCGAGCGAGGTGGCGCGGCGGCTGGGGACCACACAGGCGGCGGCCCGCGACGCGCTCGCGGCGCTCGTCGACCGCGGCGACGTGGACCGGCTCGACGTCGAGAGCGACCCGGTCGTCTTCTACCCGCGCGACTGGGGTGCGCTGGCGAGCCGCGAGCGCGTCGTGACCTTCCCGAAGCGCCGCGAGATCGTCGTCGACCGGCCGACCCAGTACACCCGCGCGCGGCTCTCGCAGTTCGCGAACCTCGTCGACACCACCGGCACAGAGCCGGGGACCCGCGGCTACCTCTACCGGATCAGACAGGAGGACGTGTGGGCCGCCCCGTTCGATGACGCCGACGCGCTCGTGGACGCGCTCCGGTCGGTGCTGCCGCGGCGGTACGACCACCTCGAAGACTGGGTCCGCGACCAGTGGCGGCGCGCGCACCGCTTCCGGCTGTACACCCACGCGGACGGCTACGTCGTCCTCGAAGCCGCCTCCGAGAACCTGATGGGCAACGTCGCGGACCAACACCTCGACGACGACCACCTCCGCGCGCCCATCTCCGACACCGAGGCGTGGGTCAACGAGGACGCGGTCGCGGGCGTCAAGCGCGCGCTCTACGACGCGGGCTACCCGGTCGAGGACGACCGCGACCTAGAGACCGGCGACCCGGTCGAGGTCGACCTCACGACCGACCTCCGCGGCTACCAGGAGACGTGGGTGGAGACCTTCCTCGACCGCAAGTCCGGCGTGTACGTCGGGCCGCCGGGGTCCGGGAAGACGGTGGCCGCGATCGCGACGATCGCGGCCGTCGGCGGCGAGACGCTAATCCTAGTCCCCTCCCGCGAGCTGGCGGACCAGTGGCGAGAGGAGCTCTTAGAGCACTCGACGGTCGACTCCGAAGATATCGGCCTCTATCACGGCGGCACGAAGGAGATACGGCCGGTCACGATCGCGACCTACCAGATCGCCGGGATGGACCGCCACCGCGCGCTGTTCGACTCCCGCGAGTGGGGGCTGATCTGCTTCGACGAGGTCCACCACGTCACCGCCCCCGTCTACTCCCGAACGGCCGAGTTCCAGAGTAAACACCGGCTCGGACTCTCCGCGACGCCCGTCAGCGAGACCGGCAGCGAGGAGGATATCTACACCCTGATCGGGGGGCCGATCGGCGCGGACTGGGAGTCCCTCTTCGAGGCCGGCTTCGTCCAGGAGCCGGAGGTCGAGATCCGCTACGTCCCGTGGCGCGACGAGTTAGCACAGAGCGAGTACGCGGCCGCGGACGGCCGCGAGCGACGACGCGTCGCGGCCGAGAACCCCGCGAAGATCGAGGAGATCCGCTACCTGCTCGCCGCCCACCGCGACAAGGAGGCGCTCGTCTTCGTCGAGTACCTCGACCACGGCAGCGCCATCGCGGACGCGCTCGGCGCGCCGTTCATCAGCGGCGAGACGCCCCACCACGAGCGCACCGAGCTGTTCCGGCGGTTCCGGGCCGAGGGCGAGGCCGGGACCGACGGCGGCGAGGGCGGAGACGACCCTCTCGACGTCCTCGTCGTCTCCCGGGTGGGCGACGAGGGGATCGACCTCCCGAACGCCGAACTCGCGATCGTCGCCTCCGGACTGGGCGGCTCCCGCCGACAGGGGTCACAGCGCGCCGGCCGGACGATGCGGCCGAC
- a CDS encoding succinic semialdehyde dehydrogenase encodes MSSTDPPTAVNDAPTLAARRLSVLADRVARSRPDDGDDAPDSIDVFAPATTERIGRVPACDADDVDAAVERARDAQAAWAETPATERARVIDRFGDLVADRREELLDVLQLETGKSRRTAVEELFDVPTGCSYVAREAPDALSEERRRGVAPGITTATVTREPVGVVGVISPWNYPLTLSMADAVPALAAGNAVVCKPDEKTPYGALLLSELLEVAGLPDGLFQVVTGGGPTIGPPLIDAVDYVAFTGSTATGRTVAERAGRNLIGCSLELGGNNPLVVCGDADVDEVARGAAQACFSNAGQLCLSAERIYVVESAYDAFLDAFVRETEALTLGTGYDYDADLGSLVDADQLARVESHVDDARERGATVETGGNARPDVAPYCYDPTILTGVDPDATVACEETFGPVATVTPVPDAGAAVAAANDSPYGLNASVWTGDRERGAELARGIDCGTVNVNDAFLATWGAVDAPMGGFGDSGLGRRHGPEGIRRYTETRTVGVSRVGPLTFPDRVPTDWFVRGAFAGMRVARGARRGADALRRRLSRR; translated from the coding sequence ATGTCCTCGACGGATCCCCCTACCGCGGTCAACGACGCTCCGACCCTCGCGGCGCGACGGCTCAGCGTCCTCGCCGATCGCGTCGCGCGCTCGCGGCCCGACGACGGAGACGACGCCCCCGATTCGATCGACGTGTTCGCTCCGGCGACGACCGAGCGGATCGGGCGCGTCCCGGCCTGCGACGCCGACGATGTCGACGCCGCGGTCGAGCGCGCCCGGGACGCACAGGCGGCGTGGGCCGAGACGCCGGCGACGGAGCGCGCCCGGGTCATCGACCGGTTCGGCGACCTCGTCGCGGACCGCCGCGAGGAGCTGCTCGACGTGCTCCAGTTGGAGACCGGGAAGTCGCGGCGAACCGCGGTCGAGGAGCTGTTCGACGTGCCGACCGGCTGTTCGTACGTCGCGCGCGAGGCGCCCGACGCGCTCTCCGAAGAGCGCCGTCGCGGGGTCGCGCCGGGGATCACGACCGCGACGGTCACCCGCGAGCCGGTCGGCGTCGTCGGCGTGATCTCGCCGTGGAACTACCCGCTGACGCTGTCGATGGCCGACGCGGTCCCGGCGCTGGCCGCGGGCAACGCCGTCGTCTGTAAGCCGGACGAGAAGACGCCGTACGGGGCGTTGCTACTCTCCGAACTGCTCGAAGTCGCCGGGCTGCCCGACGGCCTCTTTCAGGTGGTCACCGGCGGCGGACCGACGATCGGTCCCCCGCTGATCGACGCGGTCGACTACGTCGCGTTCACCGGCAGCACGGCGACCGGCCGGACCGTCGCGGAGCGCGCGGGCCGGAACCTGATCGGCTGCTCGCTGGAGCTCGGCGGCAACAACCCCCTCGTCGTCTGCGGCGACGCCGACGTCGACGAGGTCGCCCGCGGTGCGGCCCAGGCCTGCTTCTCGAACGCGGGACAGCTGTGTCTCTCCGCCGAGCGGATCTACGTCGTCGAGTCCGCGTACGACGCCTTCCTCGACGCGTTCGTCCGAGAAACCGAGGCGCTGACGCTCGGGACCGGCTACGACTACGACGCCGACCTCGGCTCGCTCGTCGACGCCGACCAGCTGGCGCGGGTCGAGTCGCATGTCGACGACGCCCGCGAGCGCGGCGCGACCGTCGAGACCGGGGGGAACGCCCGCCCCGACGTGGCCCCCTACTGCTACGATCCGACGATACTGACGGGCGTCGACCCGGACGCGACGGTCGCCTGCGAGGAGACGTTCGGTCCCGTCGCGACGGTGACGCCGGTCCCGGACGCCGGGGCCGCGGTCGCGGCCGCCAACGACTCGCCGTACGGTCTCAACGCGAGCGTCTGGACGGGGGACCGGGAGCGCGGCGCCGAGCTCGCCCGCGGGATCGACTGCGGCACGGTGAACGTCAACGACGCGTTCCTCGCCACGTGGGGCGCCGTCGACGCGCCGATGGGCGGGTTCGGTGACTCGGGGCTCGGGCGCCGACACGGTCCGGAGGGAATTCGGCGGTACACGGAGACGCGGACGGTCGGCGTCTCTCGGGTCGGACCATTGACGTTCCCCGACCGGGTCCCGACCGACTGGTTCGTACGCGGCGCGTTCGCCGGGATGCGGGTCGCTCGCGGGGCGCGTCGAGGCGCCGACGCGCTCCGGCGGCGGCTGTCGCGTCGCTGA
- a CDS encoding NAD(P)/FAD-dependent oxidoreductase codes for MAHVAIVGGGPAGLSAGLFASKNGLDTVLFDTDGTWIHKAHLFNYLGVGSVGGSEFIATARQQVDDFGADRHQGEEVTGVEAAGDGFAVTTEEGEYEADYLVLATGANRDLAESLGCEFDDDDTVSVNLSTETSVEGAYATGAMARAEEWQAVISAGDGAAAALDILSNEKGEHYHDFDVPDTAASVFGGLVDDGE; via the coding sequence ATGGCACACGTCGCAATCGTTGGTGGCGGACCGGCCGGACTGAGCGCCGGACTGTTCGCGAGCAAGAACGGACTCGACACCGTCCTCTTCGACACGGACGGGACGTGGATACACAAGGCGCACCTGTTCAACTACCTCGGCGTCGGCTCCGTCGGCGGCAGCGAGTTCATCGCGACCGCCCGCCAGCAGGTGGACGACTTCGGCGCCGACCGCCACCAGGGCGAGGAGGTCACCGGCGTCGAGGCGGCCGGCGACGGCTTCGCAGTGACGACCGAGGAGGGCGAGTACGAGGCCGACTACCTCGTCCTCGCGACGGGCGCGAACCGCGACCTCGCCGAGTCGCTCGGCTGCGAGTTCGACGACGACGACACCGTCAGCGTCAATCTCTCGACCGAGACCAGCGTCGAGGGCGCCTACGCGACCGGGGCGATGGCCCGCGCCGAGGAGTGGCAGGCGGTCATCTCCGCGGGCGACGGCGCCGCGGCCGCGCTCGACATCCTCTCGAACGAGAAGGGCGAACACTACCACGACTTCGACGTCCCTGACACCGCGGCCTCGGTGTTCGGCGGGCTGGTCGACGACGGCGAGTAA